A segment of the Terriglobia bacterium genome:
CGGCGCGCATCGAGGCTGCGGTGCGGCGGGCCGGTTTGGGCGAGGGGCGGCGGTCACTGCCCGAACCAGTCACGCTGCCGGCGCCGTCGGCGCGCGATCGCCTGCGCCGGTCGAGGCTGTATCTGCCGGGCAGCGAGCCGAAGTATTTCATCAACGCCGCGCTGCATGCGCCCGACACGATCATTCTCGATTTGGAAGATGCGGTCCACGCCCATGAAAAAGATGCGGCGCGCGTGCTGGTGCGCAATGCGCTGCGCGCGGTGGATTTCGGCGCGTGCGAGCGCATGGTGCGCATCAACCAGCTCCCGCTCGGGCTGGCGGATTTGGACGAGGTGGTGCCGGAATCGCCCGACCTCATCCTGCTTCCGAAAGCCGAGCACGCCGCGCAGGTCACGGAGGTCGAACAGAGGATTGCGCGCGTGCAGTCGCGCTGCGGCGTACATCGCGACATCTGGCTGCTGCCGATCCTGGAGACCGCGCTGGGAATTGAGAATGCGTGGGCGATCGCAACTGCATCGCCGCGCAATGTGGCGCTGACCATCGGGCTGGAGGATTACACTGCCGACCTGGGCGTGGCGAAGACGGCGTTGGGGGCGGAGTCGCTGTACGCGCGCACGCGCCTGGTGAATGCCGCGCGGGCCGCCGGTTTGCAGGCGAACGATTCGGTGTACGGCGATGTTGGCGACCTGGAAGGACTGGCAACCTGGGCCCGCAACGCACGCGCGCTCGGGTTTGAGGGCATGGGGTGCGTGCATCCGCTGCAGGTCGCGGTGATTCACGAAGCGTTCGCGCCGACGCCGCAGGAAATCGAGCGGGCGCTGCGCATCGTGACGGCGTATGAAGACGCACAGGCGCGCGGGCTCGGCGTGGTGAGTTTGGGGTCGAAGATGATCGACGCTCCCGTGGTGCAGCGCGCGCTCAAACTGGTACAGAGGGCCGAGCGCATGGGGGTGGTCACGCAGGAGATGCGCGCTGCGGCGGCGGTGCGCGCGGCGGCGCCGCAAGCGGCATCGGAGGGCGGAGAGGGATGAGCACCACCGCGAGTTCGATTGAACTGGTCACCAACGCCGCCGGACGTGTGGTGCCGACGAACGTGAATGGCGCGCCGCAGCGGCCGTACGCGGGCGTCAACAACGATCATCCGCAGGGACGCAAGGCCGCGCAGCCGATCCGCACTGCCGCCGATTACCCGAGGAACGGCGACAAGCGCGTCGCGGATCTCGAAACCGCGTTGCGCCAATGCGGGCTGAGCGACGGGATGACCATCTCGACGCACCATCACCTGCGCGACGGTGACCAGGTTGCGCTGTGGGCGCTGCAGACGGCGGCGAAGATGGGCAGGCGCGAGCTGATGTGGTTTCCGAGCGCGTCATTTCCCGCGCACGCGCCGGTCATCGAGCTGATGGAAGCCGGCAACGTGCATCACATCGAGGGCTCGATGAACGGGCCGCTGGGCGACTACTGCACGCAGGGGCGGATGCGCGGCATGGGCGTGCTGCGCTCGCACGGCGGGCGCTGGCAGGCGATCCAGGACGGCGAGGTGCACATTGATATCGCGGTGATTGCCGCGCCCACCGCCGACGCGTTCGGCAACGCCAACGGATCGCACGGGCCGTCCGCCTGCGGGTCGCTGGGGTTCGCGCTGGCGGATTCGATGTACGCCGACCGTGTGATCGTGGTCACCGATAACCTGGTCGAGTTCCCCTGCGTGCCGTGGCAGATCCAGGGCAACAACGTGGATTGCGTGGTGCCGGTGGATTCGATCGGCGACCCGGCGAAGATCGTGTCGGGCACAACGCAGATTACGCGCTCGCCCGACCGGCTGCTGATCGCGCAGTACGTGGCGCAGTTCGTGCGCGACGCGGGCATCATGCGCCCGGGCTTCTCGTTCCAGGCAGGAGCGGGCGGCATCGCGCTGGCGTTCGCGGATTATCTGCGGCGGTACATGAAGCAGAGCGGCGTGCGGGCGCGGTTCGTGCGCGGCGGCTCCACCCGCTACCTGGTCGAACTGCTCAAGGAAGGGCTTACCGATTACATCCTAGACGGGCAGACCTTCGACCTGGACGCGGTGCGCTCCATCGCCAGCGATCCGCGGCATGTGCCCACCTCGCCGTTCACCTCGTACAACTACCACGGCAAGGGATTTTTCAATTCCCTGGTGGACGTGGTGGTGCTGGGCGCGACCGAGGTGGACGTGAACTTCAACGCCAACGTGGTGACCCACTCCGACGGCCGCCTGCTGCACGGCATCGGCGGCTGGCAGAACTGCCTGTTCGCGGGGTGCACCATCCTGGCAGTGCCCTCGTTCCGCGATCGCATTCCGGTGATTGTGGACCAGGTGACAACGCTCACCGGGCCGGGCGAGCTGATCGATGTTGTCGTCACCGAGCGCGGGATCGCAATCAACCCGCGGCGCAAAGACCTGCTGGATGCGATGAAAGGCTCCTCCCTTCCCATTCGTCCAATCCAGGAAATGCAGCGCGAGATTGAGAAGATCTGCGGCGGCAAACCGCAGAAGCCGCGCCTGACCGAGAAGCCCGTCGCGGTGGTGAAGTGGGTGGACGGCACGGTGCTGGACACGGTGTGGCAAGTCCGCACCTGAATTTTCCGCGCAGCAGGTTGCCCCCGCTCAAGGCGCTGGCGTAGTCTCCACTGCTTATGACAACTTCACCGCGATATCGCCACCGTGCTTTCGCGACCGCCGTCCTCTCTGCTTCACTGCTGCTCACCCCGGCGCTGCACGCGCGCTTCACGCTCGAACAGGTGATGGGTTCCCCGTTCCCCAGCAACTTGACCGCCGCCGAACGCAGTCCCCGCGTGGCTTGGGTATTCGACGAGAAGGGGGTGCGCAACATCTGGGTGGCGGAAGCGCCCAATTTCGCTGCACGCCAGATGACGCATTATTCGGCGGACGATGGCATGGCGTTGTCGAGCGTGCGATTGACGCCGGATGGCCGCACCGTGGTTTACGTGCGCGGCAGCGAGACCAACAAGAAGGGTGAAGTCGCCGACCCGACCAGCAATGTCCAGCAGCCCCACCAGGAAGTGTGGGCGGTGGATGCCGACAAAGGCGAACCGCGCCTGCTGGGCACGATGGAGTGCAACGAGGAAGACTGCGAAGACGCGCAGATTTCCCCGGACGGCGAACGGGCGGTGTGGTCCGGCGCTAAAGGGCAGTTGTGGTTCGCGCCGGTCTCGGGAGCGGAGAAGGCAAAGCAGCTTACCTACGTGCGCGGCGAGAACAGCAGCCCGCGCTGGTCGCCCGACGGCAAGCGCATCGCGTTCACCAGCAACCGCGGCGATCACAGCTTCATTGCGGTGTATGAATTTGGCGGCGACACACTGCGCTACGTGGCGGCCTCGGCCGATCGGGACATCATGCCGCGCTGGTCGCCCGACGGAACCCGGATCGCGTTTGTTCGCCTGCACGGCGCCGAACGCGGCCTGCCGATCATCCCCGTGCGTCCTGTGCCGTGGGCCATCTGGGTCGCCGATGCCGCGACGCTGGATGCTCGCGAAGTTTGGCATAGCACGAATGATGCCGCTGGATCCTTCCCCGAACTGGTAGCCGAGCAGGCGTTCATCTTCGCCGCCGGCAACCGCGTGGTGTTCGCCAGCGAGCAGGACGGCTGGGCCCACCTGTATTCCGTTTCCGACGGCGGTGGCAAGGAAACGCTGCTCACGCCGGGGCAGTTTGAATTCGAGGATGTGGCCCTCAGCACGGACAAAAAGTCGGTGATCTACACCTCGAACCAGGGAGACATTGACCGGCGTCACGTGTGGCGCGTGCCGGTGGAGGGCGGCACGCCGCAAGCGCTTTCGCGCGGCGAGACCATCGAATGGGCCCCAGTGGAAACCAGCGGCGGCAAGTTCGTGCTCTGCCTGGGCTCGACTGCAACCTCGCCGGCAATGCCGTACTTGCTTACGCCACAGGGCAGGCAGATGATCGCCAAACAAGCGCTGCCCGCCGATTTTCCCAGCGCAGAACTGGTCACGCCGAAGCAAGTGATCTTCAAATCAGACGACGGACTGGAAATTCACGGCCAACTGTTTGTCCCGCCGGGAAGGACGGCTCCCGGTCCGGCGCTCATCTTCACCCACGGCGGCTCGATGCGCCAGATGATGCTCGGCTTCCACTACATGTACTACTACCACAATGCGTACGCCGAGAATCAGTACCTGGCGTCGCTGGGCTACGTGGTGTTGTCTGTGAACTACCGCACCGGGATCATGTATGGGCGCGCGTTCCGTATGGCGCCGAAAACGGGCTGGCGCGGCGGAACCGAGTACAAGGACGTGGTCGCCGGGGCGCAGTATCTGCGATCGCTGCCGTACGTGGACGTGAACAAGATCGGCCTTTGGGGCGG
Coding sequences within it:
- a CDS encoding citrate lyase ACP; the protein is MATTANVNTTAFEAGRSGPDVRSDCRVVFVPRSAGGIDIELQSKVAAYYGDSILTQARQVLGDLGVEHARLLIEDQGALPFVIAARIEAAVRRAGLGEGRRSLPEPVTLPAPSARDRLRRSRLYLPGSEPKYFINAALHAPDTIILDLEDAVHAHEKDAARVLVRNALRAVDFGACERMVRINQLPLGLADLDEVVPESPDLILLPKAEHAAQVTEVEQRIARVQSRCGVHRDIWLLPILETALGIENAWAIATASPRNVALTIGLEDYTADLGVAKTALGAESLYARTRLVNAARAAGLQANDSVYGDVGDLEGLATWARNARALGFEGMGCVHPLQVAVIHEAFAPTPQEIERALRIVTAYEDAQARGLGVVSLGSKMIDAPVVQRALKLVQRAERMGVVTQEMRAAAAVRAAAPQAASEGGEG
- a CDS encoding citrate lyase subunit alpha (citrate-ACP transferase, the alpha subunit catalyzes the formation of (3S)-citryl-CoA from acetyl-CoA and citrate), producing the protein MSTTASSIELVTNAAGRVVPTNVNGAPQRPYAGVNNDHPQGRKAAQPIRTAADYPRNGDKRVADLETALRQCGLSDGMTISTHHHLRDGDQVALWALQTAAKMGRRELMWFPSASFPAHAPVIELMEAGNVHHIEGSMNGPLGDYCTQGRMRGMGVLRSHGGRWQAIQDGEVHIDIAVIAAPTADAFGNANGSHGPSACGSLGFALADSMYADRVIVVTDNLVEFPCVPWQIQGNNVDCVVPVDSIGDPAKIVSGTTQITRSPDRLLIAQYVAQFVRDAGIMRPGFSFQAGAGGIALAFADYLRRYMKQSGVRARFVRGGSTRYLVELLKEGLTDYILDGQTFDLDAVRSIASDPRHVPTSPFTSYNYHGKGFFNSLVDVVVLGATEVDVNFNANVVTHSDGRLLHGIGGWQNCLFAGCTILAVPSFRDRIPVIVDQVTTLTGPGELIDVVVTERGIAINPRRKDLLDAMKGSSLPIRPIQEMQREIEKICGGKPQKPRLTEKPVAVVKWVDGTVLDTVWQVRT
- a CDS encoding prolyl oligopeptidase family serine peptidase → MTTSPRYRHRAFATAVLSASLLLTPALHARFTLEQVMGSPFPSNLTAAERSPRVAWVFDEKGVRNIWVAEAPNFAARQMTHYSADDGMALSSVRLTPDGRTVVYVRGSETNKKGEVADPTSNVQQPHQEVWAVDADKGEPRLLGTMECNEEDCEDAQISPDGERAVWSGAKGQLWFAPVSGAEKAKQLTYVRGENSSPRWSPDGKRIAFTSNRGDHSFIAVYEFGGDTLRYVAASADRDIMPRWSPDGTRIAFVRLHGAERGLPIIPVRPVPWAIWVADAATLDAREVWHSTNDAAGSFPELVAEQAFIFAAGNRVVFASEQDGWAHLYSVSDGGGKETLLTPGQFEFEDVALSTDKKSVIYTSNQGDIDRRHVWRVPVEGGTPQALSRGETIEWAPVETSGGKFVLCLGSTATSPAMPYLLTPQGRQMIAKQALPADFPSAELVTPKQVIFKSDDGLEIHGQLFVPPGRTAPGPALIFTHGGSMRQMMLGFHYMYYYHNAYAENQYLASLGYVVLSVNYRTGIMYGRAFRMAPKTGWRGGTEYKDVVAGAQYLRSLPYVDVNKIGLWGGSYGGYLTAMGLARNSDLFAAGVDMHGVHDWFSEARHWHPTLGEDAPDLAEAKKLALESSPISTIAQWRSPVLLIQGDDDRNVPFNQTVDLVQRLRAQKTPFETIVFPDEIHDFLLWRSWVRAYAATAEFFDRVLKRGEKIGVPH